One window of the Rhipicephalus microplus isolate Deutch F79 chromosome 2, USDA_Rmic, whole genome shotgun sequence genome contains the following:
- the LOC142795553 gene encoding uncharacterized protein LOC142795553, translating to PGVTVLLNGYLRQDGSNVCHGVIVVRNTDTTETLRESVRWRSGTIVEVRKFGTSNKARVTFAGKEKPRFVHYDAMLIPVKPYYRTIPACGKCGVVGHRMDTCPNPRPDTCGLCGQQVPLVEEGVRAPHECVPVCSVCGGAHATNSRACTAKYRNSKVAAQQGRKSKRASKKRRKDQTPSEPPRREVAKTDKPASPTGGTEKQPTAQPCGEARPWANAVKNGKQVGGTGRAASSSLPIIPSSSRNADQNIIAKLQAQIEALQKRLAEAEAKQTQQVSPPPPPAVEVMESETGAGAADAVAALEARVNTLEVRMDSRITVLETQISAAVNAAIAKMTETIPTLIAQQVARFTKRAGPIKDVSGRYPKTLRRQIEFEDDDSCSASGIEDTPLPASAGSGAPPPQSLVNSTDHGGLP from the coding sequence ccgggggtgacggttctGCTCAACGGGTACCTGCGACAAGATGGTAGCAATGTCTGCCACGGAGTTATTGTAGTCCGCAACACAGATACGACGGAGACGCTCCGAGAGAGCGTACGCTGGAGGTCAGGCACCATCGTCGAGGTGCGTAAATTTGGCACATCGAACAAGGCGCGTGTAACCTTCGCCGGCAAGGAGAAGCCACGCTTTGTTCACTACGACGCAATGCTGATCCCGGTCAAACCTTACTACCGGACGATCCCGGCCTGCGGCAAGTGCGGTGTCGTCGGCCATCGGATGGACACTTGTCCCAACCCACGACCGGATACGTGTGGCCTGTGTGGACAGCAGGTTCCGCTTGTGGAGGAGGGGGTGCGGGCCCCTCATGAATGTGTACCCGTATGTTCTGTGTGTGGTGGAGCACACGCCACAAACTCTCGAGCATGTACGGCCAAGTACCGTAATTCCAAGGTGGCCGCACAACAGGGCAGAAAGTCCAAAAGggcgtccaagaaacgacgcaaagATCAGACTCCCAGTGAGCCACCACGCCGGGAAGTCGCCAAGACTGACAAGCCCGCTTCCCCTACTGGAGGAACCGAAAAGCAGCCGACGGCGCAACCATGCGGCGAAGCCAGGCCATGGGCCAACGCCGTGAAAAACGGAAAGCAGGTGGGTGGTACGGGTAGAGCTGCCTCCTCATCCCTCCCTATTATCCCCTCTTCATCGCGTAACGCCGACCAAAATATTATTGCCAAACTTCAGGCACAAATCGAAGCGTTACAGAAAAGACTAGCGGAAGCCGAGGCCAAACAGACCCAACAagtctcccctcctcctccccccgcagtagaggtaatggagagtgagaccggggcgggggcggcagacgcggttgccgcactcgaggctcgtgtgaacacccttgaggtccgtatggacagccgtataactgtcctcgaaacccaaatctcagcggctgtaaatgccgccattgctaaaatgacagaaaccaTCCCTACCCTGATAGCCCAACAAGTTGCGCGTTTCACCAAACGAGCCGGCCCAATTAAGGACGTGTCTGGCCGGTACCCTAAAACGCTTCGACGACAGATCGAATTTGAGGATGATGACAGCTGCTCCGCCTCCGGAATTGAGGACACCCCCCTCCCCGCGAGTGCTGGCTCGGGAGCACCGCCACCGCAATCGCTCGTTAACTCCACTGACCATGGCGGGCTCCCTTAG